Proteins encoded in a region of the Pirellulales bacterium genome:
- a CDS encoding ABA4-like family protein, giving the protein MNLETLFSIAGAIALPGWLLLIFVPWWRWATQLIAPFVIPLILALMYAYLMVTNLANGNGNFHSLAGVRGLFEVDALLLAGWIHYLAFDLFIGSWEVRDSRRRGISHLLIVPCLIGTFMLGPIGLALYFAIRAAMRRTVWIDDGVAGAGETAAVS; this is encoded by the coding sequence ATGAATCTCGAAACGCTCTTCAGCATTGCCGGCGCCATCGCACTTCCGGGCTGGCTGCTCTTGATTTTCGTTCCATGGTGGCGGTGGGCCACGCAGCTAATCGCGCCGTTTGTCATTCCGCTCATATTGGCGCTTATGTACGCGTACCTGATGGTCACGAATCTGGCGAACGGTAACGGAAACTTCCATAGCCTGGCCGGCGTGCGCGGATTGTTCGAAGTCGACGCGCTGCTCCTGGCGGGTTGGATTCATTACCTCGCGTTCGACTTGTTCATCGGCAGTTGGGAGGTGCGCGACTCGCGCCGCCGCGGCATCTCGCACCTTTTGATCGTGCCGTGCCTGATTGGCACGTTCATGCTCGGGCCGATCGGGCTGGCGTTGTATTTCGCGATTCGCGCAGCGATGCGGCGAACCGTCTGGATCGACGACGGCGTTGCTGGGGCGGGCGAAACCGCCGCGGTAAGCTGA
- a CDS encoding Gfo/Idh/MocA family oxidoreductase encodes MPDTFRVAVIGRTGRGDYGHAIDTVWAEVPATKVVAVADDDRMGLAAAAKRLGVDRTYADYRQMLDEVKPDIVAIAPRWVDQHRDMTVAAAERGIHIFMEKPFCRSPAESDEIIAACERTHTRLAIAHQTRYSPKIDVVRDMIAAGRIGKILELRGRGKEDQRGGGEDLFVLGSHIMNLICTFGGAPQWCFGTVAVDGRPAQPADVKEGPEGLGPLAGNSVSATYGMPDGVTAYFNSVRGGGQSSRFGLLICGSAGLIEIQTGYVPNVKYLDDPNWSPGRSGRAWQDISTAGLGQPEPLADGSALAGNKVAVLDLIDAIRENREPKCSAYDARSTIEMIMAVFASHVEQGPVAMPLANRQNALAAWK; translated from the coding sequence ATGCCCGACACATTTCGCGTTGCGGTGATCGGACGAACCGGTCGCGGCGATTACGGACATGCCATCGACACCGTCTGGGCCGAGGTGCCTGCGACCAAGGTCGTGGCGGTGGCCGACGACGACCGCATGGGCCTGGCCGCGGCGGCAAAGCGCTTAGGCGTCGACCGCACGTACGCCGACTACCGGCAGATGCTCGACGAGGTGAAGCCCGACATCGTGGCGATCGCGCCGCGCTGGGTCGATCAGCATCGCGACATGACGGTGGCGGCCGCCGAGCGCGGGATCCACATCTTCATGGAAAAGCCGTTTTGCCGCTCGCCGGCCGAATCCGACGAAATCATCGCCGCCTGTGAGCGCACGCACACACGGCTGGCGATCGCGCACCAGACGCGTTACAGCCCGAAGATCGACGTGGTGCGCGACATGATCGCGGCCGGTCGCATTGGCAAGATTCTCGAGTTGCGCGGCCGCGGGAAAGAAGATCAGCGCGGAGGCGGCGAAGATCTCTTCGTGCTCGGCTCGCACATCATGAACCTGATTTGCACCTTCGGCGGCGCGCCGCAGTGGTGCTTCGGCACAGTGGCGGTCGACGGCCGGCCAGCACAGCCTGCCGATGTGAAGGAGGGGCCCGAGGGATTGGGGCCACTGGCGGGCAATAGCGTGAGCGCCACGTATGGCATGCCCGACGGGGTCACCGCTTATTTCAACTCCGTGCGCGGCGGAGGGCAGTCGTCGCGGTTCGGCTTGCTGATCTGCGGTTCGGCGGGATTGATCGAAATTCAAACTGGCTACGTGCCCAACGTGAAATACCTCGACGATCCCAACTGGTCGCCGGGCCGCAGCGGCCGCGCATGGCAAGACATATCGACGGCCGGACTAGGCCAGCCCGAGCCGCTCGCCGACGGCAGCGCGCTTGCGGGCAACAAGGTGGCGGTTTTGGACCTGATCGACGCGATCCGCGAAAACCGCGAACCGAAATGCAGCGCCTACGACGCGCGCTCGACCATCGAAATGATCATGGCCGTCTTCGCCTCGCACGTCGAACAAGGACCGGTC
- the aroE gene encoding shikimate dehydrogenase has product MPRSILQEVCALLGQAVAGNPTQYMMEKLFIHHGLDWRYLTLEVTPENLGDAIRGIRALGFRGANITKPHKVPVLEYLDRLTDAAALIGAVNCIVRDGEQLVGENTDGKGFLQSLRGVVDPAGKRIMLLGAGGAARAIAVELALAGAATISVVNRSIERGQSLVDRLNEKTHTPAALIPWEGDFRVTSDTDVLVNATSIGLNDESARVPVNLDAAPRHLVVADVIASPPVTRLVRKSQQAGFKTLDGVGMIVNQGAIGFKLWTGIDADVQVMRDAAEEFVES; this is encoded by the coding sequence GTGCCCCGATCTATTTTGCAAGAGGTGTGCGCTCTCTTGGGCCAGGCCGTTGCCGGTAATCCGACACAGTACATGATGGAGAAATTGTTCATCCATCATGGTCTCGATTGGCGTTACCTGACGTTGGAAGTCACGCCCGAAAATCTGGGGGATGCGATTCGCGGCATCCGCGCGCTGGGCTTTCGCGGGGCCAACATCACCAAACCGCACAAGGTGCCCGTTCTCGAGTACCTCGACCGATTGACCGACGCCGCGGCCTTGATCGGCGCTGTGAACTGCATCGTTCGCGATGGCGAGCAATTGGTCGGCGAGAACACCGACGGCAAGGGCTTCTTGCAGTCCTTGCGCGGTGTCGTTGATCCGGCTGGAAAACGCATCATGCTCTTGGGCGCCGGCGGCGCGGCCCGGGCGATCGCCGTCGAACTGGCGCTGGCTGGCGCGGCCACGATCTCGGTCGTCAATCGCTCGATCGAGCGCGGGCAATCGCTGGTCGATCGCTTGAACGAAAAGACCCACACGCCTGCGGCGCTCATTCCCTGGGAAGGCGATTTCCGCGTCACTTCCGATACCGACGTGCTCGTTAACGCCACGTCGATCGGTCTGAACGACGAATCGGCCCGCGTACCGGTGAACCTCGACGCGGCGCCGCGGCACCTGGTCGTGGCCGACGTGATCGCCAGCCCGCCGGTCACGCGGCTGGTGCGCAAGAGTCAGCAGGCCGGCTTCAAAACGCTCGACGGCGTGGGCATGATCGTCAACCAGGGGGCGATCGGCTTCAAACTATGGACCGGCATCGACGCCGACGTGCAGGTCATGCGCGACGCCGCCGAGGAATTCGTCGAGTCGTAA
- a CDS encoding PEP-CTERM sorting domain-containing protein, whose amino-acid sequence MQFDFFERTCLMIVLAGGCLLYASTPVVAAPFLAPGFQTTDLSSVTTNAAGVAYSPDGTLYIVEGSFNSPSHTIDVVHSDGSLGTPIQVQDTSDFGGFGSVGGVTWDPITGGLLITDSDGGDYLFSVPVTGSISSGHVNVTPSTILSDPGFSVVPFISQVAVRPNGDIFVSDAAGGPGIQGPGASIYEINRSTGAANPVINTGQDYTAGMGFDSQGHLIYQTGAFNFSGGPPTSSIFQVTLSGTGDATATSGSPQLLTSNVGSFDLAVTSGDHLLVTGSVPVSTDSGANPYTFGLFQPGLGSNAADGILSLPTASGSEFGESLAYLPGTTDFAPFSGAAGGRVAFVLSQSGPGAGFSDTVMVVQPVPEPATAALAAVALVLVAAGIKLRR is encoded by the coding sequence ATGCAATTTGATTTTTTCGAACGTACCTGCCTGATGATCGTCCTGGCGGGTGGCTGCTTGCTATATGCCTCGACGCCCGTGGTCGCCGCTCCGTTTCTTGCGCCAGGCTTCCAGACGACCGACCTCTCGTCGGTTACGACCAACGCCGCAGGTGTGGCTTACAGCCCGGATGGCACGTTGTACATCGTCGAGGGTTCGTTTAACTCGCCGTCGCATACGATCGACGTCGTGCATAGCGACGGTTCGCTCGGGACGCCAATTCAAGTGCAGGATACGAGCGACTTCGGCGGCTTCGGCAGCGTCGGCGGTGTCACCTGGGATCCGATCACGGGCGGTTTGCTCATCACCGACTCGGATGGTGGCGATTATCTATTTTCCGTGCCCGTGACGGGCTCGATCTCGAGCGGACACGTCAACGTCACGCCCAGCACGATTTTGAGTGATCCCGGCTTCAGCGTCGTGCCGTTTATTTCTCAAGTTGCGGTGCGACCGAATGGCGACATCTTCGTTTCAGACGCCGCCGGAGGCCCGGGCATTCAGGGACCCGGAGCGTCGATCTACGAAATCAACCGCTCGACGGGCGCGGCGAACCCGGTGATCAATACCGGACAGGATTACACCGCCGGCATGGGCTTCGACTCGCAAGGGCACCTGATCTATCAGACCGGCGCTTTTAACTTCAGCGGCGGCCCTCCCACGTCATCGATTTTCCAGGTCACGCTTTCCGGTACCGGCGACGCGACGGCGACCAGCGGTTCTCCGCAGTTATTAACCTCCAACGTCGGTAGCTTCGACCTGGCCGTCACCTCGGGCGATCACTTGTTGGTAACCGGTAGCGTGCCGGTATCGACCGACAGCGGCGCCAATCCCTACACCTTTGGATTGTTCCAGCCGGGCCTGGGGAGCAACGCAGCCGACGGCATCCTCAGTCTGCCGACGGCCAGTGGCAGCGAATTCGGCGAAAGCCTCGCTTATTTGCCAGGCACGACCGATTTCGCCCCCTTCAGCGGTGCAGCCGGCGGGCGCGTGGCCTTTGTACTGAGTCAATCGGGCCCGGGCGCTGGGTTTAGTGACACCGTGATGGTCGTACAGCCGGTCCCCGAGCCGGCCACCGCCGCCTTGGCTGCCGTCGCCCTGGTGCTGGTCGCGGCGGGCATTAAACTGCGGCGATGA
- a CDS encoding c-type cytochrome domain-containing protein, translating into MKLARLLFSVFVVALFFLNSEIRAEDAKPAAERPPVSFFRDIRPILQDRCQGCHQPAKALGGLTLTSYATLVKGGESGEAGVVPGKPDDSELLSQILPSGNDPPAMPKGAPALKPDQIDLVRRWIAEGAKDDTPDAAEIAIDRDHPPVYAAPPVITSLDYSPDGALLAVSGYHEVLLHKADGAGGASGSIAARLVGLSERIESARFSPDGKRLAVTGGSPGRFGELQIWDVASGELKQSVLVTYDTIYGASWSGDGGKVAFGCADNTCRAIDAASGKQVFFQGAHNDWVLDTVFSADSSHLVSISRDRSMKLNEVATERFVDNITSITPGALKGGLMTIDRNPKNDELLVGGADGTPKIYQMHRTKARQIGDDFNLIRAFEAMPGRIFSVRYSADASRIVAGSSSDGAGEVRVYNEADAKLVSRFATEHGAVYSVAFRPDGKEVAVGGFDGMVRIYDPTSGSMLREFMPVPLAPAAAQQAAR; encoded by the coding sequence ATGAAACTCGCGCGCCTGCTGTTTTCTGTTTTCGTTGTCGCGCTGTTTTTCCTGAATAGTGAGATACGCGCCGAGGATGCCAAGCCCGCCGCCGAGCGTCCGCCGGTCAGCTTCTTTCGCGACATTCGCCCGATCCTGCAAGACCGCTGCCAGGGGTGTCATCAGCCGGCCAAGGCCTTGGGCGGGCTCACGCTCACCAGCTACGCCACGTTGGTCAAGGGGGGCGAGAGTGGCGAGGCGGGTGTAGTTCCGGGCAAGCCGGACGACAGCGAGCTATTGTCGCAGATTCTGCCCAGCGGGAACGATCCGCCGGCCATGCCCAAGGGCGCGCCGGCGCTGAAGCCCGATCAGATCGACCTCGTGCGGCGGTGGATCGCCGAGGGCGCCAAGGATGACACGCCGGACGCGGCCGAGATCGCCATCGATCGCGATCATCCGCCCGTCTATGCCGCGCCGCCGGTGATTACGTCGCTCGATTATTCGCCCGACGGCGCACTGCTGGCCGTTTCGGGTTATCACGAGGTGTTATTGCACAAAGCGGACGGCGCCGGCGGCGCGTCCGGCAGTATTGCGGCGCGGCTGGTGGGCTTGTCCGAACGGATCGAGTCGGCCCGCTTCTCGCCCGACGGAAAGCGGCTGGCCGTGACGGGTGGTTCGCCGGGTCGTTTCGGCGAATTGCAGATCTGGGACGTGGCGAGCGGTGAACTGAAGCAATCGGTGCTGGTTACCTATGACACGATCTACGGCGCGAGCTGGTCCGGCGACGGCGGCAAGGTCGCCTTCGGCTGTGCCGACAACACCTGCCGCGCGATCGATGCGGCGAGCGGCAAGCAGGTGTTTTTTCAAGGCGCGCACAACGATTGGGTGCTCGATACCGTATTTTCCGCCGACAGCTCGCACCTGGTGAGCATCAGTCGCGATCGCTCGATGAAGTTGAACGAAGTCGCCACCGAGCGTTTCGTGGACAATATCACCAGCATCACGCCCGGCGCGCTCAAGGGCGGGCTCATGACGATCGACCGCAACCCGAAGAATGACGAATTGCTTGTCGGCGGGGCGGACGGAACGCCGAAGATCTATCAAATGCACCGCACCAAGGCGCGGCAAATCGGCGACGACTTCAACCTCATCCGCGCGTTCGAGGCGATGCCAGGCCGTATCTTTTCGGTCCGCTATAGCGCCGACGCCTCGCGCATCGTGGCCGGCAGCTCAAGCGACGGTGCCGGCGAAGTGCGGGTTTATAACGAAGCCGATGCGAAGTTGGTATCGCGTTTTGCTACCGAGCATGGCGCGGTCTACAGCGTCGCTTTCCGGCCTGATGGCAAGGAAGTCGCCGTGGGCGGTTTCGACGGCATGGTGCGCATTTACGATCCCACGTCAGGCAGTATGTTGCGCGAGTTCATGCCGGTGCCGCTCGCGCCGGCCGCGGCGCAACAAGCTGCGCGATAA
- a CDS encoding DUF1549 and DUF1553 domain-containing protein → MNRTRYGRLARNTVLIVAGLVVMTASTFAADELALEKLPEGMQLARLEVLPASIALANRYAYAQLLITGVSADGSRIDVTRMAQVEDPAGLVKLNDHRLVRPVADGETALRISLAGQTADVPVKVAGYAADYPVDYVRDVMPTMSKMGCNAGTCHGAANGKNGFKLSLRGYDPLFDHRALTDDLAGRRFNRAAPDQSLMLLKPSGGVPHVGGVLTHPGEPYYELLRAWIAAGVKLNLDTPRVTKIDVYPQGPQIPLPGMKQQVIVMATYADGAVRDVTAEAFLESSLTDVVEVDKQGLATGTRRGEASLLARYEGAYAATTVVVMGDRSGFAWQDPPANNHLDTLVYNKLKKVKVLPSDLCTDAEFVRRVYLDLVGVPPQPEVVRAFLADTRETRLKREELIDRLIGGPEFVDHWTNKWADLLQVNRKFLGEEGAWAFRNWIRQALSDNMPYDQFVYSVLTASGSTMENPPASYYKVLRAPADVMENTTQLFLAVRFNCNKCHDHPFERWTQDQYYQLAAYFAHVGRKADPEFADRKIGGTAVEQALPLSEIVYDQGAGEVTHERTGKVTPPKFPYQYAGSDSAAAAPSRRDQLAHWITSKDNPYFAKSYVNRIWSYLLGVGIIEPIDDIRAGNPPTNPELLDRLTADFINSGFNVRELFREICKSRVYQQSITTNKWNQDDDINFAHALARRLPAETLYDAVHAATGSRPKLPGVPEGFLATQLPDSGVELADGFLNLFGRPPRESACECERSTGVMLGQALNLVNGPTIAEAIADPQNRIASLVGAQADDSKLVEELFVAILNRFPKPEESAAGVAAINAAKEEYNLLQAKVDAFEREQLPARQAAWEKEQQPVTWTPLAVASATSMAGTTLTPQPDGSIAATGVSPDKDTYTIVGTTRLAGITALRIEVLADPSLPSGGPGRAPNGNFVLGNVRVTAAPLADLAAGKAVALQGGVADFSQEGYPAANAIDGDGNSGWAVATAAGKSHLAIFETAADIGTAEGSVLSLVLDQPYGGQHTLGRFRIMATNAPRPVKLDSLPAPVAEALVIAADKRTPEQQAAITAHFRSQDAEWLRLNATLETARQAHGQYRLQGAQDLAWALINSPAFLFNR, encoded by the coding sequence ATGAATCGCACAAGATATGGACGCCTGGCGAGAAACACGGTGCTGATCGTGGCCGGGCTGGTGGTTATGACTGCTTCGACCTTCGCAGCCGACGAGCTGGCCCTTGAAAAGCTGCCCGAGGGGATGCAGCTCGCCAGGTTGGAGGTCCTGCCCGCATCGATTGCACTGGCCAACCGCTACGCTTATGCGCAACTGCTCATTACGGGCGTCTCGGCCGATGGTTCGCGGATCGACGTCACGCGCATGGCCCAGGTCGAAGACCCCGCGGGCCTGGTGAAACTGAACGATCACCGCCTGGTGCGACCGGTGGCCGACGGTGAAACGGCGCTGCGCATTTCGCTAGCAGGCCAAACAGCGGACGTGCCGGTCAAAGTCGCGGGGTACGCGGCCGATTATCCGGTCGATTACGTACGCGACGTGATGCCCACCATGTCGAAGATGGGATGCAATGCCGGCACGTGCCACGGCGCGGCCAACGGCAAGAACGGGTTCAAACTTTCGCTGCGCGGTTACGATCCGCTCTTCGATCATCGCGCCCTGACCGACGATCTGGCCGGCCGGCGCTTTAACCGCGCCGCGCCCGATCAGAGCCTGATGCTGCTCAAACCGTCGGGCGGCGTGCCGCACGTGGGCGGCGTGCTGACGCATCCGGGCGAGCCGTATTACGAGCTGCTGCGCGCGTGGATCGCGGCCGGCGTGAAGCTGAATCTCGACACGCCCCGAGTGACCAAGATCGACGTCTATCCGCAGGGACCGCAGATCCCGCTGCCGGGCATGAAGCAGCAAGTGATCGTGATGGCCACTTACGCCGATGGGGCAGTGCGCGACGTCACGGCCGAAGCATTCTTGGAAAGCAGCCTGACCGACGTGGTGGAGGTCGACAAGCAAGGTTTGGCCACTGGCACGCGGCGCGGAGAGGCGTCGCTTCTGGCCCGCTACGAAGGGGCCTATGCAGCCACGACCGTCGTCGTGATGGGCGATCGTAGCGGCTTCGCCTGGCAGGATCCACCGGCCAACAATCACCTCGATACGCTGGTTTACAACAAGTTGAAGAAGGTGAAGGTGCTGCCCAGCGACCTGTGCACCGACGCCGAGTTTGTCCGCCGCGTCTATCTCGACCTGGTGGGCGTGCCCCCGCAGCCGGAAGTGGTGCGGGCCTTTCTCGCCGACACGCGCGAAACCAGGCTCAAACGCGAGGAATTGATCGATCGGCTGATTGGCGGACCGGAATTCGTCGACCACTGGACGAACAAGTGGGCCGACTTGCTGCAAGTGAACCGAAAGTTCTTGGGCGAAGAGGGAGCCTGGGCGTTTCGAAACTGGATTCGCCAGGCGCTGTCGGACAACATGCCCTACGATCAGTTCGTGTACAGCGTTCTGACGGCGTCGGGCTCGACGATGGAGAATCCGCCCGCGTCGTACTACAAGGTCCTTCGCGCGCCAGCGGACGTGATGGAGAACACGACGCAGCTCTTCCTGGCCGTGCGCTTCAACTGCAACAAGTGCCACGATCACCCGTTCGAGCGCTGGACGCAGGACCAGTATTACCAGCTAGCGGCGTATTTCGCGCACGTGGGCCGCAAGGCTGATCCCGAATTCGCCGATCGCAAGATCGGCGGCACCGCGGTCGAGCAGGCGCTACCGCTGTCGGAAATCGTCTATGACCAGGGAGCCGGCGAAGTGACGCACGAGCGTACCGGAAAAGTCACGCCGCCCAAGTTCCCTTACCAATACGCAGGGTCGGACAGCGCCGCCGCGGCGCCCTCGCGCCGTGACCAATTGGCGCACTGGATCACGTCGAAGGACAACCCCTATTTCGCCAAGAGTTACGTGAACCGGATTTGGAGCTACCTGTTGGGGGTCGGCATCATCGAACCGATCGACGATATTCGCGCCGGCAATCCGCCCACGAATCCCGAGCTGCTCGATCGGCTGACGGCCGATTTCATCAACAGCGGGTTCAACGTGCGCGAGCTGTTCCGCGAGATTTGCAAGTCGCGCGTTTATCAGCAGTCGATCACTACGAACAAGTGGAACCAGGACGATGACATCAACTTCGCACACGCCCTGGCGCGGCGCTTGCCGGCCGAGACGCTGTACGACGCCGTACACGCGGCGACCGGTTCGCGGCCAAAGTTGCCGGGCGTGCCCGAGGGCTTTCTGGCGACGCAGTTGCCCGATAGCGGCGTGGAACTGGCCGACGGCTTTTTGAATCTGTTTGGCCGCCCGCCGCGCGAAAGCGCCTGCGAGTGCGAACGTTCGACCGGCGTTATGCTCGGTCAGGCGCTGAACCTGGTGAATGGTCCCACGATCGCCGAAGCGATTGCCGATCCGCAAAATCGCATCGCGTCGCTGGTGGGCGCGCAGGCCGACGACTCGAAGCTTGTCGAAGAATTGTTCGTGGCGATTTTGAATCGCTTTCCAAAGCCCGAGGAATCGGCCGCGGGCGTCGCTGCGATCAACGCGGCGAAAGAAGAATACAACCTGTTGCAGGCCAAAGTCGATGCGTTCGAGCGCGAACAATTGCCGGCACGGCAAGCTGCGTGGGAAAAAGAGCAGCAGCCCGTGACCTGGACGCCGCTCGCTGTGGCATCGGCTACGTCGATGGCGGGAACGACGTTGACGCCGCAGCCGGATGGCTCGATCGCCGCCACTGGTGTGAGCCCTGACAAGGATACGTACACGATCGTCGGTACGACGCGGTTGGCAGGCATCACCGCTTTGCGCATCGAGGTTCTGGCCGATCCGAGCCTGCCATCGGGCGGCCCGGGACGCGCTCCGAATGGAAACTTCGTGCTTGGAAATGTGCGAGTGACCGCGGCGCCCTTGGCCGATCTGGCGGCGGGCAAAGCTGTGGCGCTGCAAGGGGGCGTGGCCGACTTCTCCCAGGAAGGCTATCCAGCGGCCAACGCCATCGATGGAGACGGCAACTCGGGCTGGGCCGTCGCCACCGCCGCTGGCAAATCGCACCTGGCGATTTTCGAAACGGCCGCCGACATCGGCACGGCCGAAGGGAGCGTCTTGTCACTCGTGCTCGATCAACCGTACGGCGGGCAGCACACGCTCGGCCGATTCCGCATCATGGCAACAAACGCGCCGCGGCCGGTGAAGCTCGATTCGCTTCCGGCCCCCGTGGCCGAGGCGCTCGTGATTGCGGCCGACAAGCGCACGCCGGAACAGCAAGCGGCCATCACGGCGCATTTCCGCAGCCAGGATGCTGAATGGTTGCGTTTGAACGCCACGCTCGAAACGGCCCGGCAGGCCCACGGTCAATACCGGCTGCAGGGTGCACAGGATCTGGCGTGGGCGCTAATCAACAGCCCGGCGTTCTTGTTCAACCGCTGA
- a CDS encoding class I SAM-dependent methyltransferase, with protein MNREPADFSSVARQHNARAWDALVSRQQRFTRPARDSDIADSPATVAGDSWLEEGVARRRVLCLAAGGGRQSAFYAAAGAQVTVVDISPAMLALDRAVATERGLNIRAVEASMDDLSCFAADEFDIVIQPVSSCYIPDVSRMYREVGRVIAAGGVYISQHKQPGSLQADVRASARGYELVEPYYRNGPLPPVAQSPHREEGTLEFLHRWEELIGEMCRAGFVIEDLLEPVHADAQSSPGEFAHRSRYVAPYVRIKARRKPKSPVDTSRGGSPGLWMP; from the coding sequence ATGAACCGCGAGCCCGCAGATTTCTCGTCCGTTGCCCGGCAGCATAACGCCCGTGCGTGGGATGCGCTGGTGTCGCGGCAGCAGCGTTTCACACGGCCGGCGCGCGACAGCGACATCGCCGATTCGCCCGCCACGGTCGCCGGCGATTCCTGGCTCGAGGAAGGTGTCGCCCGCCGGCGCGTCCTCTGCCTCGCCGCTGGCGGCGGGCGGCAAAGCGCGTTCTACGCGGCAGCCGGCGCGCAGGTGACGGTCGTCGACATCAGCCCCGCCATGCTCGCGCTCGATCGCGCCGTAGCGACCGAGCGCGGATTGAATATTCGCGCGGTGGAAGCGTCGATGGACGACCTGTCGTGCTTTGCGGCCGACGAATTCGACATCGTCATCCAGCCGGTCAGCTCTTGTTACATCCCTGACGTATCGCGGATGTATCGCGAAGTGGGACGCGTGATCGCGGCCGGTGGTGTTTATATCAGTCAGCACAAACAGCCCGGCAGCCTGCAGGCCGACGTACGGGCAAGCGCGCGCGGCTATGAGCTCGTCGAGCCCTATTATCGTAACGGACCGCTACCGCCGGTGGCCCAAAGCCCGCATCGCGAGGAAGGGACGCTCGAATTTCTGCATCGCTGGGAAGAGTTGATCGGCGAAATGTGCCGCGCCGGCTTCGTCATCGAGGATTTACTCGAACCGGTTCATGCCGATGCGCAATCCTCGCCGGGCGAATTCGCGCATCGCAGCCGGTACGTGGCGCCATATGTCCGGATCAAGGCGCGGCGCAAGCCGAAGTCGCCCGTCGACACGTCTCGCGGCGGATCGCCCGGGCTGTGGATGCCGTGA
- a CDS encoding sulfatase, producing the protein MLWICADDHAAYVMGADGNERVRTPRLDQLAAQGTRFARAYCNAPVCTASRQSFLTGRYPHSVGVTVLKTALSENETTLAEILRDAGYRTTSIGKMHFNSALKHGFDTRIDMPEYQRWIATRKREPLPEGVAVLPAWKPFQDPARIWLNSFCRPYAAHDSDMAGTFFAGEAARALQAAGEQPFFLMVSFYEPHSPFHFPVEFRGRHDPAQMPVFPLGADDDAQIPAIFRDLTSAEKQGIEAAYYTSVEFLDKNVGLVLDALAAAGHADDTLVVYTGDHGYMLGQHGRFEKHCSFEPAIRVPLVMQLPGRVRAGTVSSALVELIDVAPTILDVCGVNMPDAVQGRSLARLLDGTADRHRDCVFIEYAENEEAAVRTDRWKLVYSTGRRERQDGYATGRPLPGKTVWLFDMQADPDEMTNLAARPERAALVAQLTEKLAEHMREVTPAANDLPAGADADTVLARCLPPVEEMKTESAKQ; encoded by the coding sequence GTGCTCTGGATCTGTGCCGACGACCATGCGGCCTACGTCATGGGGGCCGATGGAAACGAACGGGTGCGCACGCCGCGGCTCGATCAACTGGCCGCCCAAGGCACCCGTTTCGCCCGCGCGTATTGCAACGCACCGGTGTGTACCGCCTCGCGTCAGTCGTTTTTGACCGGGCGTTATCCGCACAGTGTGGGCGTGACGGTGCTGAAGACGGCACTATCGGAAAACGAAACGACACTGGCCGAAATTTTGCGGGATGCCGGCTATCGCACGACGAGTATCGGCAAGATGCACTTTAATAGCGCGCTCAAACACGGGTTCGACACGCGCATCGACATGCCTGAGTATCAGCGCTGGATTGCCACACGAAAGCGCGAGCCGCTGCCCGAGGGCGTTGCCGTTTTGCCGGCGTGGAAACCATTTCAAGATCCGGCGCGGATCTGGCTGAACAGCTTTTGCCGCCCGTATGCCGCGCACGACTCCGACATGGCAGGGACGTTCTTCGCCGGTGAGGCCGCGCGCGCGTTGCAAGCCGCCGGCGAACAGCCCTTCTTCCTGATGGTCAGTTTTTACGAACCGCACTCGCCGTTTCATTTTCCGGTTGAGTTCCGCGGGAGGCATGACCCTGCCCAGATGCCAGTCTTCCCGCTCGGCGCCGACGACGACGCGCAGATTCCCGCGATCTTCCGCGATCTGACTTCTGCCGAGAAGCAAGGGATTGAGGCGGCGTATTACACGTCGGTCGAGTTCCTCGACAAGAACGTGGGCCTGGTGCTCGACGCCCTGGCGGCCGCAGGCCATGCCGACGACACGCTGGTCGTCTATACCGGGGACCACGGCTACATGCTTGGTCAGCACGGCCGGTTCGAAAAGCATTGCAGCTTCGAGCCAGCCATCCGCGTGCCGCTTGTTATGCAGCTGCCGGGGCGCGTGCGCGCCGGAACCGTCTCATCGGCATTGGTCGAACTGATCGACGTCGCGCCGACGATTCTCGACGTATGCGGCGTCAATATGCCGGACGCGGTCCAAGGGCGCTCGCTCGCGCGGTTGCTCGATGGCACGGCCGATAGGCATCGCGATTGCGTCTTCATCGAATACGCCGAGAACGAGGAAGCCGCGGTGCGCACCGATCGGTGGAAACTGGTCTACTCGACCGGCCGGCGCGAACGGCAAGATGGCTACGCGACCGGCCGCCCGTTACCGGGAAAGACGGTGTGGCTGTTTGATATGCAGGCCGATCCCGACGAAATGACGAATCTGGCCGCGCGCCCGGAGCGTGCTGCGCTCGTCGCGCAGCTGACCGAGAAACTCGCCGAGCACATGCGCGAGGTGACGCCGGCGGCTAACGATCTGCCGGCCGGCGCAGACGCCGACACCGTCCTGGCCCGCTGCCTGCCGCCGGTGGAAGAGATGAAAACGGAGAGCGCCAAACAGTAG